Within Salvia splendens isolate huo1 chromosome 21, SspV2, whole genome shotgun sequence, the genomic segment TTCCACAAGCTGGTGAAGGCTCTTCCTCACATCAACTTGAGGAAGTGAATCTTCTTCAGCATTCCAACACGAGGTTTCTGCTATTGTAGCCTTCAAGACAAGCTGCTGCTGAAGCTcgtctatttctctctctttctcttcgaGCTGATGGCTTAGGCTTTGTTTCTCTTGCTTAAGGTTCAGCTCCACCTCCGTTTGTGCAAGGAGAGAAGCTTCAACTTCTTTACGCATTTGATGGTTTTGCTTGAGGTTAGCTTCCAGCTGTTCAGCCACGGATTTCCACATCCGCAGTTCGAATTCTATTTCATTTGCTTCACGGAACTTCTCATACAGTTCATCGTCTGCTCTCTCGAGGGCTTCACGAACCCTGTTCAAGTCAGCTTGTATGAGCAGCATTTGCTCTTCAGAATGCAGGCGTGAAGAAGTTGATTCTTTTAGGATTTCCTTGAGCCTGTCTACCTCTTTCTGAAGAGGAAATTGCAGTTCTTCGAGCTCCTGCACCTTTTTCGACAAAATCACTACTTTCTGCCTTTCATCCTCAAGATCTTCCTGAACACTGATAAGAGCAGCTTTCTTTTGCTCCAACTGTTGCATTAACTCGCAGACATTTTCCTGCACCTGTTTGTTCTTCAGGTTCATGCAAGAATGATCATCAGCAAGCCTGAATTGGGCTTCTGAAAACCCCGATTTCAAAACCAGTAGCATCAATGAAGTCTCCTGGTTCAGTAATTCCAGCTTCATTGTTAAAGAATCACAAGCTTCCAGTTCTTTGTTTAGCTCATTCAACGATGAGTCCTTGCTTTCTACTTCAGACTTGAAGTAGTCTAACTCTTGTGATAACTTCTCCATCTGGGAATGCCATTCCGATTCTTTAGCCTTAAGATTTGTGGAGCACCCCTTGTGCACTTGTTCTAAAGACTTGAGCTTGTTTTGAAGCTTAGAAGCTGAAGAAAAGCTTGATTCACGAATTTGAGCTTCTTGGTGATCTTTCAGGGAAACCAGTAGCTCTTGTTTCTCTTGCTCCAGCTTCCTGAACTGATACTCCATCTCTTTGTATAGTATGTCCTTCGTACCCAATGAGCTCCTCAAAGTTGCGATTTCTTGATCCCTTTGAGTGGCCAAGTTGTCAAAATTTAACTTAGCCTCATCATATTCAGCAGAGACATTGTCCAAGCTCGTTCTTGATTCTAAAAGCTGAACTTCCATGACTTTCCTCTTGGATTCAGCATGAGCTAGCGCGCTGTTGCACATCTCTAGCTGTTTTTGAAGATCTTGTGAAATTCTAGTTTGAGATTCCAACTTTTCCTCCAAAGAGGAGATGCCATGAACAAGCTCAGCTCTCTCCTTCTCCCACTCTTTTTCCCTCATCTTAAAATTCTTCCGAAGCTTATCATGGGCCTCCTCTAAATGAACAAATTGTTCCTTCTTCCATTTCAGCTGATATTCCAACTTCTTCTTTTCCTCTTCCAATTTGAAGAAAGCATCCTCCCTCACTCCCACATCTTTGGATGTCGCAGTCCTACTCTCACTTTCTGCAGATTTCTTCTGCGAAACATTCAAAAGCCTCTTAACTCCTTCAACCTCTTGTTTGAGTGCACTGATCTGCTGCTCCTGATTGATATTTTTGCCATTTGAATCATCCAAAGCCGATGCCAGCGCCTTATTCTCTTCTTCTAACTTGTGAAGCTTCTCATTGCAATCAACACGAAGTTTATCATGAGCAGATGTAATACGCCTGATGATTGATTCTTTCTCTGCCAGATTAATCTTGAGCTCATCATATACTTGCTTGGCAGTAGCGATTTCACCTTCTTTCTCATTTAGTTCCTCAGCTATTTTCTCTAGCTTGGAACTTGCCTCTTTATTCTTGCTCACTTGGTCATTGTTGAATCTCTTTAAAGTTTCAGCTAATTCGACTTTAACATGGTACTGCTCCCTCAGCTTTTCAATCTCTGCTTTAGCATCATCGAGCTCTTGATAGACAGCATCCATTTTCTGATTTTGCAGCAACTCCTGCAGACAACACAGGCCAGGGAACGTAAGAAAACGATTTGGCTCCACGAACAAGATAAAGCCGGCACTGTTCTAAATCATCAAAACATTATATTCAAGACATGTTGGATATGCATTCAACATTAAACATGATGTATTATGTAAATATAGCCCATTCATTTGTGAAATGGAAGGAGGCTTCTACCACTAAAAGCAATCAAAGAAACAGTTTGATTCCAAGATGCAACATGAAAGACTGAGCAACTGATTCAATATGATAACTGAATTTTTAACACTAAAATAGAGTATACCAACAAATTAAATTTAGAATCACTATCAAACCTAGGTCTAAGTGAAAATTCAATCTGCATTGCTGCATTTACAATCAAAAAATCAGCCAAACAATGGAAATAGAGCACATCTGTTAAAACTCTGAGAAGTTTATAACTGCATCACAAACCAAGAAAACCCAAAACGCAAACATAAGAAAAAACTATTCTGCCTGAATTTTGGGATATTACTTTTCTGCAATTGTCAATATTCTACCAGCCAAACTTTCTGTTCGTGAATCTTGGGTATGTATAAACGATGAGGCTCAATTTCTAATCAAAATTACATCCACATTTCAAGCATACATCCAAATCATATTGTAGACataatacacataaaataccttctaactaaaaatgaaattaatctGCTGTTTGTTGGTAGAATAGTAGATGAGTAGAAAAGGGGAAAAAACCCAAGATACATGAACATTTTGACAAACTATCGCAAGCAATTAGATCGTAATAGATTATGATACTCTGATGAAATCGTTTAAAAACCTAAAGGGGGAAGAAATTACCTTTATTTCTCAGATTTAAGAAATCAGCTAGCATTCAATAAAGGTCGGGATATCCGATTTCGTCATTCTCCATATGTATGTATGTgcgtttttgtgtgtgtgtgttcctTGCTGAAATGTGTGTAAATGGGAGGATTCAACGAGATGGAAGTATGAGAAAAAAGTTGTTTCAGAGAAAACTGAAAAGAGAGCCGTTGGAGTTTGAATATGTTGAGGTAAAACGACGCCGTATTAGGATGGATTCGTTTAAATCTGTTTAAATTACTGGATACTAGCCGTTAGACAAGAGCATACTATATTTACAATGGGCTATGGCCTAAATTGGATCCAATGAAAtaaattctttaaaaataaaagggaAAGAAAGACGCATGAAATGTTGCCTAAAGCTATTTCGTTATGCCATAGACGTTGATAATTATGTAGTGAAATTAATAactagaaaacaaaataaattacacaaaATCGAAAAATTATTCTAAACTATcaattactccatatttattcAGTCCATAGACAATAGTTATATTTGACATTTTGGTATATCTAGAAAAGTTAGCTCATTTTTATCTATCGATATTACTCCACAACATATTTTTTCAATATGCCACTTTATTTA encodes:
- the LOC121783266 gene encoding uncharacterized protein At4g38062-like; translation: MDAVYQELDDAKAEIEKLREQYHVKVELAETLKRFNNDQVSKNKEASSKLEKIAEELNEKEGEIATAKQVYDELKINLAEKESIIRRITSAHDKLRVDCNEKLHKLEEENKALASALDDSNGKNINQEQQISALKQEVEGVKRLLNVSQKKSAESESRTATSKDVGVREDAFFKLEEEKKKLEYQLKWKKEQFVHLEEAHDKLRKNFKMREKEWEKERAELVHGISSLEEKLESQTRISQDLQKQLEMCNSALAHAESKRKVMEVQLLESRTSLDNVSAEYDEAKLNFDNLATQRDQEIATLRSSLGTKDILYKEMEYQFRKLEQEKQELLVSLKDHQEAQIRESSFSSASKLQNKLKSLEQVHKGCSTNLKAKESEWHSQMEKLSQELDYFKSEVESKDSSLNELNKELEACDSLTMKLELLNQETSLMLLVLKSGFSEAQFRLADDHSCMNLKNKQVQENVCELMQQLEQKKAALISVQEDLEDERQKVVILSKKVQELEELQFPLQKEVDRLKEILKESTSSRLHSEEQMLLIQADLNRVREALERADDELYEKFREANEIEFELRMWKSVAEQLEANLKQNHQMRKEVEASLLAQTEVELNLKQEKQSLSHQLEEKEREIDELQQQLVLKATIAETSCWNAEEDSLPQVDVRKSLHQLVEEKNQRISDLQQLVASLEHEFDSSTTSFSSRLSQMQREMNVLRESWEKIKADGVLKEMEIQEKNIMITELENDLHSLTKRVQQDKIEDAVQKQELEIRRLELDSKISTSEKTIKILSSENQKLIDTIGSLSEKMNKLTAEDLQLMERLGSIVKSLPGDEEQENINILAPPMKKVEFICEGRSPLRAIVYN